One Mesoplodon densirostris isolate mMesDen1 chromosome X, mMesDen1 primary haplotype, whole genome shotgun sequence genomic region harbors:
- the ARR3 gene encoding arrestin-C — MANISRVFKKTCSNGKLSIYLGKWDFVDHVDMVEPIDGVVLVDPDYLKDRKMFAMLMCAFRYGHDDLDVIGLTFRKDLYVQVQQVVPAEHSSPQGPLTALQEQLLHKLGDNAYPFTLQMVVNLPCSVTLQPGPDDTGKACGVDFEVKSFCAENLEEKVSKRDSVRLVIRKIQFAPLEPGPGPWAQTVRCFLLSAQPLQLQAWMDREVHYHSKSITVNVPINNCTNKAIKNIKISVDQITDVVLYSLDKYTKTVFVQEFMETIAANSTFSKSFAVTPLLAANCQKQGLALDGKFKHGDTNLASSTILRPGMDKELLGILVSYKGRVNLMVSCGGILGDLTASDVGVELPLILMHPKPSNEAASSEDIVIEEFAQQQPGREESQEALAAEGNEGT, encoded by the exons ATGGCCAACATATCCAG GGTGTTTAAGAAGACCTGCTCCAATGGCAAG CTCTCCATCTACCTGGGGAAATGGGACTTCGTGGACCATGTGGACATGGTGGAACCCATTG ATGGTGTAGTCCTGGTTGACCCTGATTACTTAAAAGATCGAAAGA TGTTTGCCATGTTGATGTGTGCCTTTCGCTATGGCCATGATGACTTGGATGTGATTGGTCTGACGTTCCGCAAAGATCTGTATGTACAGGTCCAGCAAGTGGTCCCAGCTGAGCACAGCAGCCCCCAGGGGCCCCTCACAGCCCTGCAGGAGCAACTGCTGCACAAGCTGGGGGACAATGCCTACCCTTTTACCCTGCAG ATGGTTGTCAACCTGCCCTGTTCGGTGACACTGCAGCCAGGTCCTGATGATACAGGGAAG GCCTGTGGTGTTGACTTTGAAGTGAAGAGTTTCTGTGCTGAAAACCTGGAGGAGAAAGTCTCCAAGAG AGACTCTGTGCGGCTGGTGATTCGGAAAATCCAGTTTGCACCCCTGGAGCCAGGCCCTGGCCCCTGGGCCCAGACTGTTCGCTGCTTCCTTCTGTCAGCTCAGCCCCTACAACTCCAGGCCTGGATGGACAGGGAG GTTCACTACCACAGCAAATCCATCACTGTCAACGTTCCCATCAACAACTGCACCAACAAGGCCATCAAAAATATTAAGATTTCAG TTGACCAGATCACAGATGTCGTCCTGTATTCACTAGACAAGTACACCAAGACTGTGTTCGTTCAGGAGTTCAT GGAGACTATAGCTGCTAACTCCACCTTCTCCAAGAGCTTTGCAGTAACCCCACTCCTGGCTGCCAACTGCCAGaaacagggcctggcactggaTGGCAAATTCAAGCATGGTGATACCAATCTGGCCTCTAGCACGAT TCTTCGACCAGGAATGGACAAGGAACTGCTGGGGATCCTGGTGTCCTACAAAGGCAGAGTCAACCTGATGGTGTCCTGTGGAGG CATCCTAGGCGACCTGACAGCCAG TGATGTTGGCGTGGAGCTGCCCTTGATCCTGATGCATCCAAAGCCATCGAACG AGGCTGCTAG CTCTGAGGACATAGTCATCGAGGAGTTCGCTCAGCAGCAGCCCGGCAGAGAGGAGAGCCAGGAGGCTTTGGCGGCCGAGGGGAATGAGGGCACCTGA